The Haloplanus sp. CK5-1 genome segment CGCCCCTCCAGGGGCGCGTACCGCGGGAGGTAGGTGTCGCCGCCGTACGCGCCGTCCTCACCGCTGATGTGGAAGGCGTCGCAGTCGATGAGCGTGACGTAGCGGTCGTCGACGAGGATGTCACCGTGGTTCAGGTCGCCGATCGCGTGGTCTTGCTCGTGGATAGCGTCGACCACGATAGCCAAGTTGTGCGCCGTCGCGTATCGTCTCTCGGGGTCGCTGTCCGCCCATCTCAGATCTTCGCGAGCGTACCGATGGGCGTCCTTGTATTGGTCGAGGTCCACGCGGGGCATGGTGTAGCCCAGGAACGACCCGGACCGATCCTCGACGACTCCGGTCGGCCAGACGATCGACCGGACATCGCTCTGGAGGTGGGTCGTATCGGTCGGCGGGTTCGCGATCATCGCCCGCACTTTGTCGGCCTTCTCGGACCGCCGCTCTTCCTCGAACACCTTCACGACCTCGTCCGAACCGGGGAGCGCGTAGACCGATCCCTCCACCCCAATCCCCAGCCGTTCACCCAGTGTCGCCTCCTCGGAGCCGACGACGACGTGGTCCCCCTCGAAGTCAGTCATCGCGGTCCGATTCGTCGGCGTCCGACATATATCCCTCGCCCGCAGCGGGGCGACGTCACACCGCTGCGAAGAGCACGTACCCCGCTAGCAACGCGACGAGTAGGCCGCCGAAGTAGAGCAGCGTTCGTTTCAGTTCCGAGACGACGGTTCCCGCAACCTCGGACCGTCGGCTCCGTCGTGACGTCGTCACCGGTGGATCGCTCGTCTTCGATCCACCGCCGCCACCGCCACCACCGCCGGCAGGGGGTCGGGGACGCGTGTCTCGGCCCGACCCGCTGCCACCGCCACCACCGCCGGCACTGCCACCGCCACCACCGCCGGCACTGCCACCGCCGCCACCGCCGGCTGGGGGTCGGGGTCGCGTGTCTCGGTCCGATCCGCCGGACTGCGTCTCGGTTTCCGCCGTCGTGGTCGAGTCGTCGTCGGTGAGCCCGGTCACCGTTTTGAGCGTGCGGGTCCACTCGCTGGCCTTGGGGCGGGCTATCGGATGCTCCTTTCCGGCGTGGAAGCACTTGTCGAACAGTTCCCGGATGTCCGCCGGGAGTTCGTCGTAGTCGGGTGAGTGGTCGTGTGGCTCCAACCCCTCGGGCCGAGGATCCGTGTACAGGAACCGGTTCCCCTCTATCATGTCGCCGAAGTCACCGGTCGTTGCTGCGGGACCCTGTGCCTGAAACGGATGGAATCCCTCCATCAACAGCTGGAAAATGTGGATACCGAGGCCGAACCGGTCACCCTCGCGGACCGCACTCAGCGTCCTCGCCCGTCCCTCGGGGGGCGCGTACCGCGGGAAGTAGGTGTCGTCGCCGTACGTGTCGTTCGCGCCGCTGATGTGGAAGGCGTCGCAGTCGATGAGCGCGACGTAGCCGCCGTCGACGAGGATGTTCTGGTGGTTCAGGTCACCGATGGCGTGACCCTGCTTGTGGATGGCCTCGAAGACGAGCGCCACGTTGAGCGCTGTCTTGTACCGCGTTTCCGGTTCGCTGTCCGACCACTGCATGTCCTCGCGGGCGTACCGCTGGACGTTCTTGTATGCGTCGAGGTCCACGCGGGGCATGGTGTAGCCCAGAAACGCGTCGGTTGAGGGATCCTCGACGACCGCCGTCGGCCAGACGATCGACCGAACGTCGCGCTCCCGGTGGGTCGGATCTGTCGGCGGGTTCGCCACCATCGCCTGCACCTTGTCGGCCTTCTCGACCCGCTTCGTCTCCTCGAATATCTTCACGACCTCGGACTCGATTCCCTGCACTCGGTACACGGCGCCCTCCGCGCCCGTACCGAGTTGTGCGCCGAGCTGGAGCGTCCCGGCGGGGCCGCGTACCGTCTCCCCCTCGAAGTCATCGGCATTCATCGGCGAGTACCCCTGCTTCGTCGGTCTCGGACGCCAGACGGTCGCCGGAGGTTGGAGACCGGACGACTGGAGGCGTCTCGGCGGACGTGTGGTGTCGCTCCGAACCCACGCGGTCGGGGGCTACACATCACGGCGGCCATCGCTCCGGCATCTACGTCTCCGAGGTCGCGTCCGGTAGCGCCTCCACCCACGCGCTCGCGGACGGTCGCAGCCGTGGATGCGTCTTTCCCTCGACGAAACACCGCTCGAACCGCCGTCGCAAGTCGGTAGGGAGCGCCGAGTACGGGGCCGCATCACTCGGTGGCTCGAGCAGTTCCGGCTGGGGGTCGCGGTACGGAAAGGGGTTCTTCCGAATCAACTCCCCGAATCCTCCGTCGGCCGCCTCGGACCCGCGGGCCTCGAACGGGTGGTGACCACCGGTAAGGAGTTGAAACACGTGAACGCCGAGACCGAATCGATCCGCACGCTGGACCGCCTCCAGTCCCTCGCATCCCTCCGGTTGCGCGTATCGTGACAGGGCGTC includes the following:
- a CDS encoding protein kinase domain-containing protein, which encodes MNADDFEGETVRGPAGTLQLGAQLGTGAEGAVYRVQGIESEVVKIFEETKRVEKADKVQAMVANPPTDPTHRERDVRSIVWPTAVVEDPSTDAFLGYTMPRVDLDAYKNVQRYAREDMQWSDSEPETRYKTALNVALVFEAIHKQGHAIGDLNHQNILVDGGYVALIDCDAFHISGANDTYGDDTYFPRYAPPEGRARTLSAVREGDRFGLGIHIFQLLMEGFHPFQAQGPAATTGDFGDMIEGNRFLYTDPRPEGLEPHDHSPDYDELPADIRELFDKCFHAGKEHPIARPKASEWTRTLKTVTGLTDDDSTTTAETETQSGGSDRDTRPRPPAGGGGGGSAGGGGGGSAGGGGGGSGSGRDTRPRPPAGGGGGGGGGSKTSDPPVTTSRRSRRSEVAGTVVSELKRTLLYFGGLLVALLAGYVLFAAV